In Candidatus Epulonipiscium viviparus, one DNA window encodes the following:
- a CDS encoding PTS transporter subunit IIC, translated as MKEFLQRKDIQISVKRYGIDALAAMAQGLFCSLLIGTIIKTLGQQISLDSLITIGSFATQMAGPAMAIAIGYALHCPPLVLFSLATVGAAANTQGGAGGPLAVLFIAIIAAECGKLVSKETKIDILVTPTVTICVGTFLALTIAPYISSAAMLVGNFIQWATDLAPFFMGVIISVVVGITLTLPISSAAICAAFAITGLAGGAALAGCCAHMIGFAFMSFKDNGISGIVSQGIGTSMLQMPNLIKKPILWLPAIITSAITGPISTVIFKLEMNGEAVSSGMGTCGFVGQIGMITGWVSPSEAAILNGAVATAPTATMWIGLALVCFVLPAMICPAIAMILRNKGYISDGDLKI; from the coding sequence ATGAAAGAATTTTTGCAACGCAAAGATATACAAATTTCTGTAAAACGCTATGGCATTGACGCTCTCGCAGCTATGGCACAAGGGCTCTTTTGCTCTCTTCTTATTGGCACTATAATCAAAACTCTCGGACAACAAATATCTCTCGACTCCTTAATTACTATCGGTTCCTTTGCCACACAAATGGCCGGCCCCGCAATGGCTATAGCAATAGGCTACGCATTACACTGCCCTCCGCTAGTCTTATTTTCTCTCGCCACTGTTGGAGCTGCCGCAAACACACAAGGCGGTGCCGGCGGTCCTCTTGCTGTATTATTTATTGCGATCATCGCCGCCGAATGTGGAAAACTTGTGTCCAAAGAAACTAAAATCGATATCCTCGTTACCCCCACTGTTACTATTTGCGTCGGAACATTTTTAGCTCTCACCATAGCACCATACATATCCAGCGCCGCAATGCTAGTTGGTAACTTTATTCAGTGGGCAACAGATCTCGCTCCATTTTTTATGGGAGTGATCATCTCTGTTGTTGTCGGAATTACTTTAACGCTTCCAATCTCTTCAGCTGCCATCTGCGCCGCCTTTGCAATAACTGGGCTGGCCGGAGGAGCCGCACTCGCTGGTTGCTGTGCGCATATGATTGGTTTCGCATTCATGAGTTTTAAGGACAACGGGATTTCAGGAATTGTATCGCAAGGTATCGGAACCTCGATGCTTCAAATGCCAAATCTCATTAAGAAACCTATATTGTGGCTCCCTGCTATTATCACTTCTGCAATTACAGGGCCTATTTCCACAGTCATTTTCAAGCTCGAGATGAATGGTGAGGCAGTTTCGAGCGGCATGGGCACTTGCGGATTTGTGGGACAAATCGGAATGATTACCGGCTGGGTATCTCCAAGCGAAGCCGCTATTCTCAACGGCGCCGTCGCCACCGCACCAACCGCTACCATGTGGATTGGCCTAGCTTTGGTATGCTTTGTTTTACCTGCAATGATATGCCCTGCTATCGCTATGATTTTGCGCAACAAAGGCTATATATCAGATGGTGATCTCAAAATTTAG
- a CDS encoding four-carbon acid sugar kinase family protein — protein sequence MKPILGCIATDFAGASDAASFLTAGGMHTVLYNGLPADKKNLEKCDAIVIALNTRSLAKEDVVEKSLKAAKWLKKQGIKQLYIKYCLTFDSIPEGNIGSILDAMVDKLGCEYTVLCPGLPGNGKIVKNGILYVNEETLNENLIWSADIAKLLQPQSKYPCWKMSAEEMVKGIESIKTFAENTGPFYIIPDHEKEEDTIEFVKVFGDLPLLSGGSGILFELAKKHMKDAGHTTKYHSYHSETEGKALILAGSCAKITKAQIDYYKNSGGRSIFINPEDLTTGNQTVEAILKQVENETIIYSSQDPEENGAEDELIESTMATIAKKVVEAGYTRIIVTGDKISGAVMQVVESKGFIIAENVDPGVPVMIPMGNKELRLILKSENFGAENFFEKMLTATDVEQVKASCKHLQEYVENFRKSVEKNIKLDDIFDEVIWIAKSLFDRGKVVGSAANLSFKYEDTIYITGSDACFGKLTRKSFAEVTMEGVVRSMLEPSKEFPMHQILYKHKDVAAVIHTHSLYATLWSCLNHENKVDCIPSYTPYLKMKVGTVGIVPYAVPGSAELFSLIEAHVAASDGFLLSNHGVLVAGENMMDAFYKIEEIEESARIAWELRDKNISRI from the coding sequence ATGAAACCAATTTTAGGATGTATAGCAACTGACTTCGCTGGTGCTAGTGATGCGGCATCATTTTTAACTGCAGGAGGAATGCATACGGTTTTGTATAATGGGCTTCCAGCTGACAAGAAAAACTTAGAAAAATGTGATGCAATAGTTATTGCACTAAATACTAGGAGTCTGGCTAAAGAAGATGTAGTGGAGAAGAGTTTGAAAGCAGCGAAATGGCTGAAGAAGCAGGGAATCAAGCAATTATATATAAAATATTGTTTAACATTTGATTCAATTCCCGAGGGAAATATTGGCTCGATTTTGGACGCAATGGTCGACAAGCTCGGTTGTGAATATACAGTATTATGTCCAGGATTGCCAGGAAATGGAAAAATCGTAAAAAATGGGATATTATATGTAAATGAAGAGACGCTTAATGAGAATTTGATATGGTCGGCAGATATAGCGAAGTTGTTGCAGCCGCAAAGCAAGTATCCGTGTTGGAAGATGTCCGCAGAAGAGATGGTAAAAGGCATTGAGAGCATCAAAACATTTGCAGAAAATACTGGTCCATTTTATATAATTCCAGATCACGAAAAAGAAGAAGATACGATAGAGTTTGTGAAGGTATTTGGAGACTTGCCGTTGTTATCTGGCGGATCGGGAATTTTATTTGAGCTTGCTAAGAAACACATGAAGGATGCGGGGCATACAACGAAATATCATTCATACCATTCTGAGACCGAAGGGAAAGCATTGATTTTGGCAGGAAGTTGCGCAAAGATAACAAAGGCACAAATTGACTACTACAAGAATAGTGGTGGTAGAAGTATCTTTATAAATCCAGAAGATTTGACGACCGGAAATCAAACTGTGGAAGCTATTTTGAAGCAAGTAGAAAATGAAACTATAATTTATAGCTCTCAAGATCCTGAAGAAAATGGAGCAGAAGATGAGCTGATAGAATCGACGATGGCAACTATTGCAAAAAAAGTTGTGGAAGCAGGATATACCAGAATCATTGTAACGGGGGACAAGATATCTGGAGCAGTAATGCAGGTAGTAGAGAGTAAGGGATTTATTATTGCAGAAAATGTGGATCCAGGAGTTCCGGTAATGATTCCGATGGGCAATAAGGAGTTGCGATTGATTTTGAAGTCAGAAAATTTTGGAGCCGAGAACTTTTTTGAAAAGATGCTAACCGCTACTGATGTAGAACAAGTGAAAGCTTCGTGTAAGCATTTGCAAGAATATGTAGAAAACTTTCGAAAAAGTGTGGAAAAAAATATTAAATTAGACGATATATTCGATGAAGTAATATGGATTGCTAAGAGTTTGTTTGATCGAGGCAAGGTGGTGGGGTCTGCGGCAAATCTTAGTTTTAAATACGAAGATACGATCTACATTACTGGAAGTGATGCTTGTTTTGGAAAGTTGACAAGAAAAAGCTTTGCAGAAGTGACTATGGAAGGAGTGGTGCGCTCGATGCTGGAACCTAGTAAGGAATTTCCGATGCATCAAATTTTGTATAAGCATAAAGATGTCGCGGCGGTGATTCATACACATAGTTTGTATGCGACGTTGTGGTCATGTTTAAACCATGAAAATAAGGTAGATTGTATTCCGAGCTATACGCCATATTTGAAAATGAAAGTGGGAACAGTTGGAATCGTGCCATATGCAGTACCAGGAAGTGCAGAGCTATTTAGCTTAATAGAAGCTCATGTTGCAGCGAGCGATGGATTTTTGCTAAGCAATCATGGAGTTTTGGTTGCAGGAGAAAATATGATGGATGCATTTTATAAAATAGAAGAAATAGAAGAGAGTGCGAGAATAGCATGGGAATTGAGAGATAAAAATATATCACGTATTTAG
- a CDS encoding XAC2610-related protein — translation MKLWTLFIAAVIATEGSIVSAINYDPDQKVEVIYDPAQVAEVVYDPTVLANTERISDIENVSNLDYQVTEIQKSGENTYTITADIFAGKGLLQTLEYDVACDTEWLSGAVMGVIDVVRFFDVNFDGYADVILEVAPLNESGSRYQYWSFDADKGKFSHCTQFDELGYLVASTNSPMILSTSYSDKLVPTYELYSVINGKLSHVVTLKGELYEHDGVKDVKFLEILTGIVANGERGYEVYEMQNYIYAEEELSPIWAEFKKYVILAVG, via the coding sequence ATGAAATTATGGACTTTATTTATCGCAGCGGTAATAGCGACGGAAGGATCAATAGTGTCTGCAATTAATTATGATCCAGATCAAAAGGTAGAGGTAATTTACGACCCGGCTCAAGTTGCCGAGGTAGTTTATGACCCTACTGTATTGGCAAATACTGAGCGCATATCAGATATTGAAAATGTATCGAATCTAGATTATCAAGTAACAGAAATTCAAAAAAGTGGCGAAAATACTTATACAATAACAGCAGATATTTTTGCGGGAAAGGGGTTACTGCAAACTCTAGAATATGATGTAGCGTGTGATACAGAATGGTTGAGCGGAGCAGTGATGGGTGTGATAGATGTTGTACGCTTTTTTGATGTAAACTTTGATGGGTATGCGGATGTTATACTAGAAGTGGCTCCTCTTAATGAAAGTGGAAGCCGGTACCAGTATTGGTCTTTTGATGCGGACAAAGGAAAGTTTTCGCATTGCACGCAATTTGACGAGCTGGGTTATCTCGTTGCAAGTACAAATAGCCCGATGATACTTAGCACGAGTTATAGCGATAAACTAGTCCCAACGTATGAGTTATATAGTGTAATAAACGGCAAGCTCTCGCATGTTGTAACGTTGAAGGGAGAGCTGTATGAACATGACGGAGTGAAGGATGTAAAATTCTTGGAGATACTGACAGGAATTGTAGCTAATGGTGAGCGGGGATATGAAGTATACGAAATGCAAAACTATATATATGCCGAAGAAGAGTTATCGCCCATTTGGGCAGAGTTTAAAAAATACGTAATATTAGCAGTGGGATAA
- a CDS encoding polysaccharide deacetylase family protein, giving the protein MQTLIRFFSALIATILSITSLAAAEKILPIYSVDTDLPQVSLTFDVAWGADDFDQILAILDDNNVKATFFIVGDWVEKFPDQVKSLHQKGHDIANHSDAHPHVTKMTKSAITSDILAAHKKVKDLLCVDMDLYRAPYGEYNNDVIMAATEAGYYTIQWDVDSLDWKNYGENQLIDKVLQHPNLQNGSIILLHTGTEYTKDALDAIIKGLVQLNYELVPVSKLLIRDAYYCDHTGRQHAK; this is encoded by the coding sequence TTGCAAACTTTAATTCGATTTTTTAGCGCATTGATCGCTACAATTTTAAGCATTACATCCTTGGCAGCTGCAGAGAAAATTCTGCCCATCTATTCTGTCGATACAGATCTTCCACAAGTTTCTCTCACCTTCGATGTTGCTTGGGGAGCAGACGATTTCGATCAGATACTAGCAATCCTCGATGATAACAACGTCAAAGCAACATTTTTTATCGTAGGTGATTGGGTCGAAAAATTTCCCGATCAGGTAAAATCCTTGCACCAAAAGGGGCACGACATTGCCAATCATTCTGATGCTCACCCACATGTCACCAAGATGACCAAGAGTGCCATTACGTCAGATATTCTTGCTGCACACAAAAAAGTGAAAGATTTACTATGCGTAGATATGGATTTATACCGAGCTCCTTATGGCGAATATAATAACGATGTCATCATGGCAGCCACCGAAGCTGGGTATTATACCATTCAGTGGGATGTCGACTCTCTCGACTGGAAAAATTATGGAGAAAATCAGCTTATAGACAAAGTTCTGCAGCACCCAAACCTTCAAAATGGGTCCATCATACTTCTACACACTGGTACAGAATACACAAAGGATGCTTTAGATGCTATAATTAAAGGACTTGTCCAGCTTAACTATGAGCTAGTGCCCGTTTCCAAACTTCTCATTCGCGATGCATACTATTGCGATCACACCGGCAGGCAACATGCAAAATAA
- a CDS encoding GerMN domain-containing protein gives MKKYFLLLCLSIIFAILSGCSLVKTHEFNPNQYHLYHFDSAKNKLATTNIILSDQFNRDEIVYSITEALYRKIDRTYQSNISSIPTIITINNGIAQLDFAESFNSLSTQNQMLARVALIYTLTDLNFISGLTMTIADKPITTANGVPIGVMNRSNIILNTMDPNPPTNYQTLKLYFLDEDKEKLVLERRGVEVNKDVPIEKYILEELIKGPTANNLLPTLPSNTIINYIVTKDGVCQVDLSSNHFKEIIAQDGEQMMVDSIVNSLTEVYYIEKVGLLIDGKRAVDALGRIDLNLLFGRNESVIAN, from the coding sequence ATGAAAAAATATTTTTTGCTTTTATGTTTGTCAATTATATTTGCTATACTTTCTGGATGTTCATTAGTTAAAACTCACGAATTCAATCCAAATCAGTATCATTTATATCACTTTGATTCTGCTAAAAACAAATTAGCGACAACTAACATAATTCTCAGTGATCAGTTTAATCGCGATGAAATTGTTTATTCGATCACAGAAGCCTTATACCGCAAAATTGATCGCACTTATCAGTCCAACATTTCATCAATACCGACTATAATTACTATTAATAATGGTATTGCACAGCTTGATTTTGCAGAATCATTTAACAGTTTGAGTACCCAAAATCAGATGCTCGCCAGAGTTGCACTTATATATACACTCACCGATTTAAACTTTATTTCTGGGCTCACTATGACTATTGCAGACAAACCGATCACCACCGCTAACGGTGTCCCTATAGGTGTTATGAATAGATCCAATATTATTTTAAACACTATGGACCCAAATCCACCAACCAATTATCAAACTTTAAAATTATACTTTCTCGATGAAGATAAAGAAAAGCTAGTTCTCGAAAGACGAGGGGTAGAAGTCAATAAAGATGTTCCAATAGAAAAGTATATTCTCGAAGAATTGATCAAAGGTCCTACAGCAAACAATTTGCTACCCACTCTGCCTTCTAATACAATTATAAATTATATCGTTACCAAAGACGGAGTATGTCAGGTAGATTTATCTAGCAATCACTTCAAAGAAATTATTGCTCAAGATGGTGAACAAATGATGGTTGATTCTATTGTAAATTCATTAACAGAAGTTTATTATATCGAAAAAGTCGGATTGCTAATAGATGGCAAGCGCGCGGTTGACGCTTTGGGGCGCATCGATTTAAATTTATTATTTGGAAGGAATGAAAGTGTAATTGCTAACTAA
- a CDS encoding DNA internalization-related competence protein ComEC/Rec2 has product MLTKERVLARSLLYIIAGILFGMVYTDVYIPFFICLLFCGGYYFITKNISVFVYGIIFTIAFMFTFNHPLSKMQLFWQNYPSATVQGTITEVRQTSYSTVLTIDSVILVSENGSTEFVNGKLDLTLPDPLAATEFSKYDIIYCKITIDPPATTFNPADFVYSQYLKSEGIVATAELDNIINYQKQTPFIEKVQTACDDHIATIFADDTTGIIKALILGDKSSLDDSIYADFQNLGISHILVISGFHLGAIYLIAKTIASYICPNYYARLVAALLFIWSYCLIANFTVSITRAATLITVTIIAFMIREESDFFTSLALAAIIILIDNPFALTSASFLLSFATVTVIGVYNIVSEHYLDQNDLYTLKYKSLIFSASITLGIAPIIIYLFYQTSLAGIILNLALIPVFSIIIYATLFTLAVGMVSIDIAQYLANFIIFTLESISALLEFVSEYFAFAMVTLGKIPVYAVVICYAVIGTAVVAYIYQKDKILKISIAFGVCTATIAFGCGFIPSTNFELTQLYVGQGDCTIIQTSKDKIILVDAGPPSAKTKVMNHIKYLGNNNVELAIVTHSDSDHIGGVIELFKAGMDIDILMLPYTETADALTTEALTLAADNDTTVIYASSDSAFTIDNIAFNIISPHKTVSYENLNEASMVFTIQYKDFTMLFTGDIGHPTEMLLLDKLTDVDVLKVGHHGSKNSSSAAFIAQCSPEIAFISSGKNNLYQHPHSDTLDTLDAANVTVFRTDLQGAITIDSDFNITTHLAN; this is encoded by the coding sequence TTGCTAACTAAAGAGAGAGTATTAGCTCGTAGCTTGCTATATATCATAGCAGGAATACTATTCGGGATGGTATACACAGATGTATATATCCCTTTTTTTATTTGCCTATTATTTTGTGGCGGATATTATTTTATTACCAAAAATATCAGCGTTTTTGTATACGGAATTATATTTACAATTGCATTTATGTTTACATTCAATCATCCGTTGTCCAAAATGCAACTATTTTGGCAAAATTATCCATCAGCAACCGTACAAGGTACCATTACAGAAGTGCGCCAGACTTCTTACTCAACTGTTTTAACTATCGATTCTGTAATTTTGGTATCAGAAAACGGCTCTACTGAATTTGTAAATGGAAAACTCGATCTTACGTTACCTGATCCTCTGGCGGCTACTGAATTTTCTAAATACGATATCATTTATTGCAAGATCACTATAGATCCCCCCGCTACTACTTTCAATCCAGCAGACTTTGTGTACTCCCAATATCTCAAAAGCGAGGGCATTGTTGCAACAGCCGAACTTGACAATATCATCAATTATCAGAAACAGACTCCTTTTATCGAAAAAGTTCAAACCGCTTGCGACGATCATATTGCTACCATTTTTGCAGATGATACAACTGGCATAATTAAGGCTCTCATTTTGGGAGATAAATCTTCGCTAGATGACTCCATTTATGCCGATTTTCAAAACTTAGGAATTTCTCATATTCTTGTAATTTCCGGTTTTCACTTGGGAGCTATATATCTAATAGCCAAAACGATCGCTTCTTATATTTGCCCCAACTATTACGCGCGACTTGTTGCTGCCTTGCTCTTTATCTGGAGTTATTGCTTAATAGCAAATTTTACCGTTTCTATTACGCGAGCTGCAACACTAATTACCGTCACTATCATTGCGTTTATGATCCGCGAAGAAAGCGATTTTTTTACCAGCCTGGCTTTGGCTGCCATAATAATTTTGATTGACAATCCATTTGCGCTTACTTCCGCCAGCTTTCTTCTATCCTTTGCCACAGTTACGGTAATCGGAGTATATAATATCGTATCCGAGCACTACCTAGATCAAAATGATTTGTACACATTAAAGTATAAATCGCTGATATTCAGTGCCTCAATTACACTTGGTATTGCTCCAATTATTATATATTTATTCTACCAAACATCGCTTGCCGGAATTATATTAAACTTAGCGCTTATTCCAGTATTTAGCATTATCATTTACGCTACGCTATTTACTCTTGCAGTCGGCATGGTAAGCATCGATATTGCCCAGTATCTGGCAAACTTCATAATTTTTACTCTTGAGTCGATATCTGCATTGCTTGAGTTTGTGTCAGAATATTTTGCTTTTGCGATGGTCACTCTTGGCAAAATTCCAGTTTATGCGGTGGTCATATGCTATGCCGTGATCGGAACTGCCGTTGTTGCCTATATTTATCAAAAGGACAAAATACTAAAAATATCAATTGCATTTGGAGTATGTACTGCTACCATTGCCTTCGGATGCGGGTTTATTCCTTCTACCAATTTTGAGCTAACGCAACTATACGTTGGTCAGGGAGATTGTACAATCATTCAAACTTCCAAAGACAAAATCATATTGGTCGATGCCGGCCCTCCCTCTGCAAAAACCAAAGTTATGAATCACATCAAGTATCTTGGCAACAATAACGTAGAATTGGCAATCGTAACGCACTCCGATAGCGACCATATTGGCGGAGTTATCGAACTTTTCAAAGCCGGAATGGATATAGATATTCTTATGTTACCTTATACAGAGACAGCAGATGCTCTCACAACCGAAGCACTTACATTGGCAGCCGACAACGACACCACTGTCATCTATGCTTCCTCAGATTCTGCATTCACAATCGACAACATTGCCTTTAACATAATATCGCCTCACAAAACCGTATCTTATGAAAATCTTAACGAAGCATCGATGGTTTTTACTATACAATACAAAGACTTTACCATGCTTTTTACCGGAGATATTGGACACCCTACCGAAATGCTATTGCTAGACAAACTTACTGATGTTGATGTACTTAAAGTTGGTCATCATGGCTCCAAAAATTCTAGTTCTGCAGCATTTATTGCACAATGCAGCCCTGAAATTGCATTCATAAGTAGTGGAAAAAATAACCTGTATCAACATCCTCATTCTGATACACTTGATACTCTCGATGCCGCCAATGTAACAGTTTTTAGAACCGATTTACAAGGTGCGATCACCATCGATTCAGATTTCAACATCACAACACATCTAGCAAATTAA
- the holA gene encoding DNA polymerase III subunit delta codes for MNECYLIYGNEEYLKTQQIQKLKAATVSDNDVMNFVTFAGPTCNVETIIDEGETLPFFNAKKFILIKESGLFAPGRKDASDRLSDWLKIFPDYICMVFSETQVDKRNKLYKTLITVGSAQEFDFATEAQMFSIINKEFHNPPIEKNVFSYFISRMPKNVGYTLLEFEKLLAYCCHSPITIAAIDKICTITLEQKIFDLFTKIAQQDSTSAITLYHHLVAQKESPIAMLALIATNYRNIFQIKDLARLKHTPYQISHQLGLPIYVVNEMLAVSKVYRYQEIKDALKACLTVDRNVKTGLDEQIRGVELLIIALCIKKPLAAQTI; via the coding sequence ATGAACGAATGTTATTTAATTTATGGCAATGAAGAATATCTAAAAACTCAACAAATTCAAAAACTCAAGGCTGCCACAGTTTCTGATAATGATGTTATGAACTTCGTAACATTTGCAGGACCAACTTGCAATGTCGAAACTATTATAGACGAAGGGGAAACTCTGCCGTTTTTCAATGCCAAAAAATTTATTTTAATTAAAGAGAGCGGGTTATTTGCACCTGGTCGAAAAGATGCCTCAGATAGACTTTCCGACTGGCTCAAAATTTTTCCCGATTATATATGTATGGTCTTTTCAGAAACTCAGGTCGACAAACGCAACAAACTATACAAAACACTTATTACTGTCGGCTCTGCACAAGAATTTGACTTTGCAACCGAAGCTCAAATGTTCAGCATTATTAATAAAGAGTTTCATAATCCTCCAATAGAAAAAAATGTATTTTCGTACTTTATATCCAGAATGCCCAAAAATGTAGGCTACACTCTTTTGGAATTTGAAAAACTTCTAGCATATTGCTGTCATTCTCCTATTACGATCGCCGCCATTGACAAAATATGTACCATAACTCTCGAACAAAAAATATTCGATTTGTTTACGAAGATCGCCCAACAAGATTCTACTTCTGCAATAACGCTATATCACCACCTTGTTGCGCAAAAGGAATCCCCCATCGCGATGCTTGCTTTGATTGCAACTAATTATAGAAATATATTCCAAATAAAAGATTTAGCACGGCTTAAACATACTCCTTACCAAATTTCTCACCAACTCGGGCTTCCGATCTACGTGGTAAACGAGATGCTTGCTGTCAGCAAAGTCTATAGATACCAAGAGATTAAGGATGCTCTCAAGGCTTGCCTTACTGTTGATCGCAACGTTAAAACTGGCCTAGATGAACAGATTAGAGGGGTAGAGTTGCTAATTATCGCCCTATGTATTAAAAAACCTCTTGCTGCACAAACTATTTAA
- a CDS encoding NADAR family protein → MLQNKYDINWLIQEKNVEYFAFWGHKTRNSGKLTSSCLNQWWASDFIYENEKYWCMEQFMMEQKALMFNDVLTWSEIRNCNDQKKIRKLGKKVTMFDEEIWNERREEILLKGNLAKFLCNESIKEFLLSTENKVLVEISPYDKVLGVGLNKNDSRLEDINAWQGKNLLGFALMTVRDWIREETK, encoded by the coding sequence ATGCTGCAAAATAAGTATGATATTAATTGGTTAATTCAGGAAAAAAATGTTGAATATTTTGCGTTTTGGGGGCATAAAACAAGAAATAGTGGAAAACTAACTTCTAGTTGCCTAAATCAGTGGTGGGCATCAGATTTTATATATGAAAATGAAAAATATTGGTGTATGGAACAATTTATGATGGAGCAAAAGGCTCTGATGTTTAATGATGTACTGACTTGGTCGGAGATTCGCAATTGCAATGATCAGAAAAAGATTAGAAAGCTGGGTAAAAAAGTGACAATGTTTGATGAGGAGATATGGAATGAAAGGCGTGAAGAAATACTTTTAAAAGGAAATTTGGCGAAATTTTTATGCAATGAAAGTATCAAAGAATTTTTATTATCGACAGAAAATAAAGTGTTAGTAGAAATAAGTCCATATGATAAAGTATTGGGGGTGGGATTAAATAAAAACGACTCAAGATTGGAAGACATAAATGCATGGCAGGGAAAAAATTTGCTAGGATTTGCTTTGATGACTGTTCGAGATTGGATTAGGGAAGAAACAAAATGA
- a CDS encoding sensor histidine kinase yields the protein MLFSLLAHNRIETYFLSNSQKEWIREANLVASQIVENSTYLQKGEDYSNFMSQISQIGNELSTSVRVVVIDKNGYLVADSSRIDINSMLISNQVLNALNKRDSAERILKDGKYIMSTAVAIRDLENTNNILGVVLLSVNIDDVYLLLEEVSTQIYVLSLFTSVLTGLLSFFVSAFFTRPIKELMSSVEEVTNGRMDEKIIIKGRSEMAELAKAFNLMTAKLQRVDETRQDFVSNVSHELKTPLASIKVLSDSLINDKNTPIEMYQEFFLDINHEVDRLNTIINDLLSLVKLDSNKLHLNLEETNLNQLTNAILKRLAPLATQKAISLVYESERDIKIEVDPLKLTLAISNLIENGIKYTPEHGEVSVIIKEDSNNAYIIVQDTGIGIANDELPKIFERFYRTDKTRNRETGGTGLGLSITYRTVIMHKGSINVTSEEGKGSKFIVQLPLMQSK from the coding sequence ATGCTGTTTTCTCTGCTTGCACACAATAGAATCGAAACCTATTTTCTAAGCAATAGTCAAAAGGAATGGATACGTGAAGCAAATCTGGTTGCTAGTCAAATTGTTGAAAATAGCACCTACCTTCAAAAAGGAGAAGACTATTCTAACTTTATGTCGCAGATTTCACAAATAGGCAATGAGCTTAGTACTTCTGTTAGAGTTGTTGTTATTGATAAAAATGGATATTTAGTAGCTGATTCCAGTAGAATTGATATAAATTCAATGCTTATATCCAACCAGGTATTAAACGCTTTAAATAAAAGAGATAGTGCCGAAAGAATTCTTAAAGATGGCAAATATATCATGAGTACCGCTGTCGCTATTAGAGATTTAGAAAACACAAACAACATATTAGGTGTAGTCTTGCTTTCGGTCAATATCGATGATGTATATCTATTATTGGAAGAAGTTTCCACTCAAATATATGTATTATCTCTATTTACCAGCGTTTTGACCGGGTTACTTAGCTTTTTTGTATCGGCATTTTTTACTAGACCCATCAAAGAGCTTATGTCTTCTGTCGAAGAAGTTACAAATGGGCGCATGGACGAAAAAATTATTATTAAGGGTCGTTCTGAAATGGCCGAATTAGCAAAGGCATTCAATTTAATGACAGCTAAGCTTCAACGCGTAGATGAAACTCGCCAAGATTTTGTCTCCAATGTTTCACACGAATTAAAAACTCCTCTTGCATCTATAAAAGTACTAAGTGATTCTCTTATAAATGACAAGAATACTCCAATAGAAATGTATCAAGAGTTTTTTCTCGACATAAATCACGAAGTAGATAGATTAAATACTATCATCAATGATTTGTTGTCTCTTGTAAAATTAGATAGCAATAAACTACACCTAAATTTGGAAGAAACAAATTTAAACCAACTAACCAATGCCATATTAAAACGCTTGGCTCCACTTGCAACTCAAAAAGCAATTTCTCTTGTATATGAAAGCGAGCGCGATATCAAAATTGAGGTTGATCCTCTCAAACTTACACTTGCTATATCTAATTTAATCGAAAATGGCATCAAATATACTCCAGAACATGGAGAAGTTAGTGTTATCATTAAAGAAGACTCTAATAACGCATATATAATTGTACAAGATACAGGCATTGGTATCGCCAATGATGAGCTACCTAAAATATTTGAACGATTCTACAGAACTGACAAAACACGTAATCGCGAAACCGGAGGCACCGGACTTGGCCTTTCTATCACTTACAGAACTGTTATTATGCATAAAGGATCTATCAATGTTACAAGCGAAGAAGGGAAAGGTTCTAAATTTATTGTGCAACTCCCTCTAATGCAATCTAAGTAG